A window of Heterodontus francisci isolate sHetFra1 chromosome 2, sHetFra1.hap1, whole genome shotgun sequence genomic DNA:
agggatggccagcgatgcccacatcccatgaatgattaaaaaaaagatTGTGCCAATGGCCGCATTGCCAACAAGGGCTGGATCAAAGCCTGGAAATGGTCCTGCCCACAGAGTGCcattgtggaagtgagcagaacgacatggcactatgctagatgggaaatatagccaagttaggagtagtcactttgctgagctctgatgaaatgatttaaagcttgagaaactgcaatgaaatagttaaaagtaaaagctgagagtgtgagatcgtataaacttacaggcactggtaattgcaaggacatttgttcattcatgacttgattagattagattagagatacagcactgaaacaggcccttcggcccaccgagtctgtgccgaacatcaaccacccatttatactaatcctacactaatcccatattgctaccaaacatccccacctgtccctatatttccctaccacctacctacactagtgacaatttataatggccaatttacctatcaacctgcaagtcttttggcttgtgggaggaaactggagcacccggagaaaacccacgcagacacagggagaacttgcaaactcaacacaggcagtacctggaatcgaacccgggtccctggagctgtgaggctgcggtgctaaccactgcgccactgtgccgcccttgattgtgtaactccttgtggtttggaacaaatggattcctgtgagacatgctggccatccctgtgtgagtgatgataaggaatgaaaggccaccctatcactgtatactgttgctgcttggtgttacttcatgatgtgacttgatagagattacaggatcccaggacttatgacaattgtgggaagcaaaagcagtatcttgtttctaactcctcttcctttgctaattgtcttaatgtctgttttcttttaatcttgctgatacaaaacaatattttattagtaacaagtatgtattgagaatggagtgtattgttacctcagtaacagatgtactgcatgtcaccacgtgggtgaagtcgagttgtaccgcactgattggttaaacaaggaggtgtagcatgaatcttaatgtataaacagtagtatctgtatcacaaacttcacttactctggggggggacccgacagactctggtggagtcagtgccgctgttctcagagtaagtccgctggcgactgcgcaaataaagtaattgattttacctacacatccgactcggtatatttactgaaccagactgaaggcaaaaagaactcagattaacaCCATTGTGAAATGGTGTTTAATTTATAACAAACCGCTGCAGTTTCTGTtgaaacagtggaagggacatcaaCAGACCAGCAATAACCTATCAGCTGGGTTGCAACACTGATCAAGTTGGcacaagcagagacagagacatggcGTATCTGCTGCCTGTTCTCCTGACCCTGACAGTCCTTCTCCTCACCCTCCTCTACTTTCTGGGCGCTTTCAGAAGAAGGCGTCCCAACGAACCCCCCTTGGACACCGGGTACCTGCCGTGGCTCGGGCACGTCTTGTCCTTCAGGAGGAACACAGCCCAGTTCCTGCAGGAGATGCAGAGGAAGCACGGGGATGTCTTCACGGTACAGATAGCTGGTTATTATATCACCTTCCTGATGGACCCCCTCTCCTTCGGGGCAGTGGTGAAGGAATCGAAAGCAAAGCTGGACTTTGAAAAGTTTGCAGTGGAGTTGGTTGCTCGAGTGTTTGGATACCATGCTCAGGAGAATGACCACAGGCTGCTGCTAGTCGCCAGTAACAAGTACCTGATGGGGGACGGCTTGGTGGACTTAACCCAATCCATGATGGGCAATTTGCAGAAGCTGATGCTTGACGGTGTCGGCCAGGACAGGCAGTGGAAGCAGGATGGCTTGTTCAACTTCTGCTACAATATAGTGTTCAGGGCCGGCTACCTGTCCCTGTTCGGTAGCAGCAGCGACCAGGAAAGGGCCGGGCAACAGGACCGCGAGCAGTCGGAGCTCATCTTCCAGGAGTTCAGGAAATACGACCTGCTCTTCCCCCGCCTGGCTTACGCCGTGCTGCCGCCCCAGGACAAGCTGGAGGCGGAGAGGCTGAAGCGCATGTTCTGGGACCTGCTCTCCATCCACAAGATGCGGCAGCGGGAGAATATCAGCGGCTGGATCTCGGAGCGCCAGCGGCAGATGGCCGAGCAGGGGGTCGGGGCCCCCATGCAGAGCCGCTACATGTTCCTGCTGCTGTGGGCATCGCAGGGCAACACGGGCCCCTCGGCCTTCTGGCTGCTGCTGTACCTGATCAGATCCCCGGAGGCGATGAGGGCGGTGCGGGCCGAGATCGACACGGTGCTCCGGGAGAGCGGGCAGGAAGCCAGGGCGGGCGGTCCGCCCATCGACCTGAGCCGGGACATGCTGCTGAAGACGCCGGTGCTGGACAGCGCCGTGGAGGAGAGCCTCCGGCTCACGGCGGCGCCGGTGCTGATCCGAGCCGTGCTGGAGGACACCAGCCTGCGGCTCGCAGACGGCAGGGAGTGCTCGGTGCGCCGGGGGGACCGGGTGGCCCTCTTCCCGTACCTGGCAGCCCACATGAACCCAGAGGTGCACCCGCGGCCCCACACCTTCCAGTTCGACCGCTTCCTGAAGCCAGACGGCTCAAGGAAGACCGATTTCTACAAGGATGGGAAGAGGCTGAAATACTACAACATGCCCTGGGGGGCCGGGGTCAGCATGTGCCCAGGCCGCTTCTTCGCCGTCAACGAGCTCAAGCAGTTTGTCTTCCTCATGCTGACTTACTTCGAGTTTGAGCTGCTGGACCCCGGCCAGGAAATCCCCCCCATCAACAGCAGCCGCTGGGGCTTCGGGACAATGCAGCCCAGCTGCGAGGTGCAGTTCAAATACCGCCTCCGGTTTTAACCCAAATGCAGAGCCCACCCACCCGTCCGCCAAACTCTGGCTGCAAGACTTCCACGTTAACCCCGAGCCCAAACACCACGCATACCTGTCAGCAACTTCAAGTAACATCCGCACTGGATCAATGTTTAATGTCTCAGCCAACTAATTACTAAGCTGCCGTTAGTgggagaaaaacaagaaatgctggaatcactcagcaggtctggcagcgtctgtgaaaagacaagcagagttaacgtttcgggtcagtaacccgaAGAAGGGTCCCTGTGGCcagcccgaagaagggtcactgacccgaaactttaactctgcttgtcttttcacagacgctgccagacctgctgagtgattccagcatttcttgtttttatttcagatttccagcatccgcagtattttgcttttattgccgttagtgggatcttgctgtgcccagatTTGCTTGCAAAAGGGCTTCATTGGCTGTTGagcgctttgggaggtcctgaggtcatgaaaggggctataaaaatgcaagttctttctttgcacGATAGAAGAGGCCAAATGAAGTTAATGTGacaggaataaggtgggtgagcttgcagcatgggttggtacctgggatctcgatgttgtggccatttcagagacatgggtagagcagggacaggaatggatgttgcaggttccgggatttagatgtttcagtaagaacagagaagatggtaaaagaggggggggggtgtggcattgttaatcaaggacagtattacggcggcagaaaggacgtttgaggactcgtctactgaggtagtctgggccgaggttagaaacaggagaggagaggtcaccctattaggagttttctatagacctccaaatagttccagagatgtagaggaaaggatagcaaagatgattcttgacaagagcgagagtaacagggtagtggttatgggggactttaactttccaaatattgactggaaatactatagttcgagtactttagatgggtctgtttttgtccagtgtgtgcaggagggttttctgacacagtatgtagacaggccaaccaggggcgatgccacattggatttggtactgggtaatgaacccggccaggtgttagatttggaagttggtgagcactttggcgatagtgatcacaactcagttaggtttaccttagcgatgggcagggacaggcatatacagcagggcaagatttatagctgggggaaaggaaattatgatgcgattaggcaagatttaggatgcgtaggatggggaaggaaactgcaggggatgggcacaatcgaaatgtggagcttattcaaggagcagctactgcgtgtccttgataagtatgtacctgtcaggcagggaggaagttgtcgagcgagggagccgtggtttactaaagaagttgaagagcttgtcaagaggaagaagaaggcttatgttaggatgagacgtgaaggctcagttagggcgcttgagagttacaagctagccaggaaggatctaaagggagagataagaagagcaaggagaggacacgagaagtcattggtggataggatcaaggaaaaccctaaggctttctataggtatatcaggaataaaagaatgatgagagataggttagggccaatcaaggatagtagtgggaagttgtgtgtggaatcagaggagataggggaagtgttaaatgaatatttttcgtcagtatttacagtggagaaagaaaatgttgtcgaggagaatactgagatacagactactaggctagatgggattgacgttcacaaggaggaggtgttagcaattttggaaagtgtgaaaatagataagtcccctgggccagatgggatttatcctaggattctctgggaagccagggaggagattgcagagcctttgtccttgatttttatgtcgtcattgtcgacaggaatagtgccggaagactggaggatagcaaatgtccccttgttcaagaaagggagtagagacagccctggtaattatagacctgtgagccttacttcggttgtgggtaaaatgttggaaaaggttataagagataggatttataatcatcttgaaaagaataagttcattagagatagtcagcacggttttgtgaagggtaggtcgtgcctcacaaaccttattgagttttttgacaaggtgaccaaacaggtggatgagggtaaagcagtggatgtggtgtatatggatttcagtaaggcgtttgataaggttccccatggtaggctattgcagaaaatacagaagtatgggattgaaggtgaattagtgctttggatcagaaattggctagctgaaagaagacagagggtggtggttgatggtaaatgttcatcctggagtatagtttctagtggtgtaccgcagggatctgttttggggccactgctgtttgtcatttttataaatgacctggatgagggtgtagaagggtgggttagtaaatttgcggatgacatgaaggtcggtggagttgtggatagtgccgaaggatgttgtcgggtacagagggacatagataggctgcagagctgggctgagagatggcaaatggagtttaatgcagaaaagtgtgaggtgattcacttcggaaggagtaacaggattgcagaatactgggctaatgggaagattcttggtagtgtagatgagcagagagatcttggtgtccaggtacataaatccctgaaagttgccacccaggttaatagagctgttaagaaggcatatggtgtgttagcttttattagtagggggatcgagtttaggagccacgaggtcatgctgcagctgtacagaactccggtgcggccgcacctggagtattgcgtgcagttctggtcaccgtattataggaaggatgtggaagctttggaaaaggtgcagaggagatttactaggatgttgcctggtatggagggaaggtcttacgaggaaaggctgagggacttgaggttgttttcgttagagagaaggaggagacgaggtgacttaatagagacatataagataatcagagggttggacagggtggatagtgagagtctttttcctcggatggtgatggcaaacacgaggggacatagctttaagttgaggggtgatagatataggacagatgtcagaggtagtttctttacacagagagtagtaggggcgtggaacaccctgcctgcaacagtagtagactcgccaactttaagggaatttaagtggtcattggatagacatatggatgaaaatggaattgtgtaggtcagatggtttcacaggtcggcgcaacatcgagggctgaagggcctgtactgcgctgtaatgttctatgttctatgttctatttgtgTTGGGCCAACAGGAGCAGGAATGAATGATGTGCCCTCTGCCACCCTGTCTTACCCCATAGTGTAATCAGAatcttcacctccccccacccccacccttgctTCCGACTTAACTTCCAGCCGACTAGGTCACCTAATATTGTATCAGTCCAGACCAATGGGCAGGAGCTGGGATACCCATTTGGTTTAAACATCTCATCCTAAAAGACGGCACCAccaacagtgtcgcactccctttgTACTCCACTGGAAGTGGCAGCCCAGCCATGGCTggcacataataacataagaaataggagtaagagaaggccatttggcccctcatgcctgccctgccattcaataagatcatggctgatctgccccagacctcaacgcctctttcgtgccagctcctcatagccctcaactccccgagatttcaaaaatctatcaacctcctctttaaatacttgcagtgatctagcctccacaactttctggggtagagaattccagacattcactaccctctgagagaagaaattcctttgcatctcagttttatatgagtgtccccttattctgtaactatgtcccctagtttgagattcccccgctagtggaaacatcttctcaatatctaccctgtcaaggcccctcagaatcttgtaggtttcaataagatcacccctcattcttctaaactctaatgaataaaggtctaacctgtttagccgttcttgatatgtcaaccccttcatcccaggaatcagccgagtgaatctcttttgatctGCCTCCAatcccagtatatcctttcttaaacacgggggccaaaactgtacacagtactccaagtgcggcctcaccaacaccctgtacagttgtaacaagacttccctatttttaaactctaagcccctagcaataaagatcaaaattccatttgccttcttaattacttgctgcacctgcatgctgcacctgcatgctcaccttttgtgtttcatgcacaagaacacacagatccctctgtgctgcacttttttgaagtctctccatttaaataatagtctgttttttgattcttcctactaaagtgcatgacctcacactttctgacattaaactccatctgccaagtttttgcccactcactcacccttgcagattccttatgtcctcatcacaacatgccctcccacctaattttgtatcgtcagcaagtttggatatattacactctgccccctcctccaagtcattaatgtagacagTAAATAATTGataccctaggactgatccttgtggtacttcaCTAGTTACgtatttccaacctgaaaaagacccattaattccgactctttgtcttctgtgagttaaccaatcctcaatccatgctaatacattacctccAATACTGTGAActgctatcttgtgcaataatcttttatgtggcaccttatcgaatgccttctggaaatctaaataccctACAActaccggttctcctttatcaactctgtttgttatatcctcagagtctagcaaatttgtcaaacatgatttccctttcacaaaaaaccatgttgactctgtttgattgcgttaagcttttctaaatgtcctgctatttcttccttaataatggacttttgcattttcccaacaaccgatgttaggctgactggcctatagtttcctgctttttgtctccctcccttcttgaacaggggcatcacataatGATGGCGAGACAGCTAGAACCTGTGTTAAAGCGCCTTTCACAACACTCCCTCAGATCACTTCactgccaatgaagtgcttttgcagTGTCGTCACAGGATAAGTGTGAAGATGCAGATGTGAGTTATTCTGTTCATTGTTGGAATCAGCTACTGAGTGTATTCTTATCACCAGCAAAAATAATAAATCATCATTTTGCTTTTTAAATAAACCGTGTTGCCCTCTTTTATTCTAGCCTTCAGGCAGCACCAATTTTAATATGACCCAAGATTTATAGGAGAATTCTAGAACTGCGAAGTGCCCATCGTGAACCCCAACCCAACCAAACTCAAGCAGAGTGCAACTTTGTGCTGAGGTCACGGCAATAAATTTGGATCATTTTGGCTATGCCTTAGTTTGGTATGAACCACTTTAATTCTGTACCAGTACCAGTACAGGTTTACAATGCAGTTTCACCATCGAAGAATATTCCCAACTGACATCAAAATCAGAGCTTGTTGTCAGgacagtaattaacagtctaacacagatattacccgtattagagactggacggcagagcATACGACCAGTTTcttttgcagcttttggtcttcaagtttccctgtctctctctctctatctctcttgtttCTTGTTCTGTTCGAAGATTTTCTGCTGCACAGTAGCAAGGATAGGACTTCTTTTATCCTAgtagctttccagttaaccctcccctctcccaatcagtaattagtcttgtattaaaggatgcctttcttagccAAGCAAGGAttgttttgtgatggttgctaacttaTCGGATTTGCgcaagtagtacccctttgtgttgactactttatctcaatacttttacatttcgaggttccttaactcattacaaggcaaatctacGCAGAAGTTTCACGTGTAACAAATTACATCTGCACACTTTCAccggtatcccaatatcatgccccACATTCTCGACTCTCAGCCGATCTTATCAAGTCGATCTTATCAGTCGATAAGACCAAGAAatgtgaggggtgggggggcgggggggaggtgggtggtgcagggagatgtctgtatgaggtctttgcttatctccccctgcatggtcctgatgtctcgggtagtggccagactatcaaatgtAGCTATCTTTAGGAAAACTCAAAGGCAAGGATATAAATCCTCCAAGAGAGGATTTATCAAattaccagtcttatctacactttcctgactttcactggaaagttctagACTTCTTGGAAGTTCTACACTATATTAATTTAATGGTTTGAATTCTAATTCACCATTGTTTGTCCCTtgcattagctcttgcatcagtcagatctaattgccaattcccattaattataattctgttTCATTTTGAGTCCTGGAGAAACTTTACAGTTCAATATTTATAATTCTTTAAAAAAGAAATCAAACATTCCAATTTAATTCCAGGCATTACTATACtttatttgttttttttcccctctaTCTTAGACATTGTAATTTCATAAACGTAATTTGCTAAATTACGCTGGATTTTCAACATCTCAAATTAttacaaattcaaataacagtgttgctggggtgAAAGAGCCTTATTTCTCAATGTTCATAGAAACCACTTCGGCTGTTTTCAGTTTTCTAAAAATTTGATTATCACCTTAAATATCAAATAAATTCCCCTTTGATTGCTTGAAATAACCATTcacatcaatttaattttgtttaatgattccaatttcttatgcccaggcttggtggtattgcatggtgtttacattaaagacagaagtgcttgcaactatctctccttctcaagcactttcttTTGGAAGATAACAAATAAAAAGGTTTTTGAAAAGGTAAAGTCTTTTGTCCAAATTGTCATTgttctgtgacatttgatgtctgcagttaagttcttaaattcttaaagctgctgaatctcttgctgtggcatcagttctcatgtgggccTAGAAACCATTGTCACCTGTTCAAACAAAACACAG
This region includes:
- the cyp8b1.1 gene encoding 7-alpha-hydroxycholest-4-en-3-one 12-alpha-hydroxylase, which produces MAYLLPVLLTLTVLLLTLLYFLGAFRRRRPNEPPLDTGYLPWLGHVLSFRRNTAQFLQEMQRKHGDVFTVQIAGYYITFLMDPLSFGAVVKESKAKLDFEKFAVELVARVFGYHAQENDHRLLLVASNKYLMGDGLVDLTQSMMGNLQKLMLDGVGQDRQWKQDGLFNFCYNIVFRAGYLSLFGSSSDQERAGQQDREQSELIFQEFRKYDLLFPRLAYAVLPPQDKLEAERLKRMFWDLLSIHKMRQRENISGWISERQRQMAEQGVGAPMQSRYMFLLLWASQGNTGPSAFWLLLYLIRSPEAMRAVRAEIDTVLRESGQEARAGGPPIDLSRDMLLKTPVLDSAVEESLRLTAAPVLIRAVLEDTSLRLADGRECSVRRGDRVALFPYLAAHMNPEVHPRPHTFQFDRFLKPDGSRKTDFYKDGKRLKYYNMPWGAGVSMCPGRFFAVNELKQFVFLMLTYFEFELLDPGQEIPPINSSRWGFGTMQPSCEVQFKYRLRF